The Nyctibius grandis isolate bNycGra1 chromosome 20, bNycGra1.pri, whole genome shotgun sequence DNA window TAATTTCTTATTATATAGGCAGAAGAATAGAGATAGAATGTGCTTTTGCATACGCACAAGACTGCAAAGTGAGTAGAATCTGCCTTGGCTGTTCAAAAAATCATCGCTGGGTAACTGTAAGCTATTATTTGAGTTTGTCACAAAATGTCATAAGCTGTCTGTGGAGTCAATACTGGAAAATACAGGTTTCCAACAAAACTGGGAAATCTGAGGTTGCCCAAATCAAACACAGTAGGTTGGTCATTTGATTGGTTTGGGTGGGGGGACTTCACCGGTGTTATTTGGGAGGGCATTTATATATTCTGGGAGAGGACATGGAGAAACACTagacaagacagaaaatatCAGACAAATGCAGAGTCTGATCAAAATCGCTTTGTCGACTAGTTTTCAGCTGAATCAGTTTGCTGAATCTGCTCACTTTGCAGTTGTGTTGTGGCATGAGCCAAGGGGCTGGAACCCCACTAGCCTGGAGTTAGATTCCAGGTTAAGGTATCACATTGGCATGCCCTTGCTTTGATACAACTTAGTGGCAGAGAAACAGCTTTGGGGTTATCGTCTGTCTGAAAGAGGCTCTAGAACAGTATGCAAAGAAACTGTACTTTATCATTTGATTGTTCAGAGAGTGGGATTTTGTACAGTCTGTGTAATTAAAGAAGATTTTCTTAAAGTAGTAACTATCATCACTTCTGTTGTTAATAAATTGGAATTTGATTTAGGGTTAGACTAATTGCTTGAATCAAGAACTGataatacttttcatttttcatgttaacACTTTTCGTATTAACACCTTGCCAATAtgtttaatacatttatttattttcaagttatCCATATCCAACAGCATCTAAAATGCCAGCTTATTTCTCATTAATGTGCTTTTAATATTAATGGGAGTAGAGTCTGACATTTGATATTAATGGGAGTAGAGTCTGACATCAGacccacagagctgctgaagaggtgcacaatttttttaaagggatttaGTCACTGAGCTGCACCTGAGAATGTGTGTATTGAGGGGTGGGCGGAGCGAGAGGAGACCAGGAACATCAGAATGTCATTTATGAGACTGTCATCTCCTTCTGGAACATTAATTGGTGTAGTAAGGGCTCCTGGACAAAGGGTGTGTTTTTGCAGGAGTACGAGCTTGCAATCAgtgcatttcatttaattttaattttaaaaaagctacaTTATTTTATGGATACATTAATTTATGAGactacaaaatgttttctcaatCTGAGTACAGCTGTATGTCTCAAGCATCCAGGCAGGTGTTCTGGGTCACAGAGCTTGTCTGTCTCTGGTCGCTCATGGCTGACTCCATTTCCTCCTGCTTTCAGCCACAATTTCCACGTGGGGGAGTGCATTAACACCACAGGGCGGGCTCACAGCTGGGTTCTGTGTCTGCCCTGGCTCAGAGCACTTCTCTGCCACGTCCATTGGTTTCATCCACTAGGTTGTGTTTGGattctatttgttttcattgGATGGGGCACTCTGACTTTAATGCACTAATTTTTCACAGGGGCAATGACAAGACttgtttgagattttttttaaatatcgTTTGTTGCTTTTGAACCTTTTAGTTGTGTTTGTGTGGTAATTATTcacttgaaatatattttcataagcATTATCTTAAATGCCATGGTGCAAGGACTCTGCAAAAGCTACAGGAAACCAAGTGTAGTGCACTTGAGTTCCAATTTTCTTAAACAACAAATAGCaatatgttttgctttctaGTGAAATGAAGGGTTAGTGTACATTAGAGGCTTTTACCAGACTTGGCTGGTGGTTTAAGCAAAACGATTCATAACTGACCTAGCTCTGATATAGATTCCATTATACtaacaaaattatctttaaCCACCAAAGGGTAACTCAGCCTGCAGGTGTATAGGGATCATGATTGTCATTTTGCAGGATTCCATAATACGCAAGGACATGGAGGCTTTATCTTCTAAATTCTCTACTTTATTACAGGTTACTACAAATACCACAAAAATCACCTCTAGCAACTATACCGATGATCAATAAAGtgaatctctctctctcaagctATCACAAATTATCATCAGTGATCAATAGTATAGCAGCAAGaagtatatatataatattacaGGTTACTACAAACTTATCACTAGTCAATAATCAAACTTATCAAAGATATAAGAATAGATATGATAGATTacttatatgtgtatatgtggtACCAAGCACACTAAATAGATTCCGTGATGGGAGGACAAACAGATCCCAGAAGGGGATCCAGCCATCCCAGAACTGGGAGGACAAACCAAACCGAGCCCAGAGGGGACCAGTAAAATAACAGAGTCTCACTTCAATGATGATCTGTGTCATGGAGTTTGGACTCAGCCATGTGTCCCTGGCAAGGGTCCATGATCTCATAGAAAGTTTGTGCAGACCTgttcaggaaagggaaaaatatatgcAGTACAGAAAGTTCTTGGAGAGAGAAGCTTCATTTTGggtaaaaattaacttttaatcACAGAGACATAAGAGAACATAGGACACCACCACTTCAAGGAGCCAATAGATGCTGctaatttctatttttcatctGGAACATCCAATAGATGATGTTGTTTTCTATTCTCTCAGActgctttcctgttctttcagaACAGTCAGTGGCAGTTACTGATTCTTACATTCTCAGgatattttccactttttccagactgtttttcaccttttcagGTGATAAGTTGGTGTTacagtttgttggttttgtgctTATCGGTGATGCCTCGGCATGTCTCCCGTTTCTAGCTGCACAGCAGCACTTCAAAGGTGCCAGCTGTGCTTCTCAGGGGTGCTTCTGGTTCACAGGTCTAGTTCCCAGGCCGGCAGgcatttctgctctgcagccactTTGCTCTTGTAACAAAGTAGCTTTCCTCTATTAGTAGTAGACTTCTGTTGTTGACCGGACTTAAAAGCAATAGCTACTCCAAAAATCAGTACAAAATAGGTCCTAAAAGTGTGTTTAAGACCAAGAATGATTATGATGTGCATTTTGATTAACTGACATGTCATCACTCTGTATAAGGTTTTGAGATAAATTGAAGAAATAGACTTTTTCCACTTAATAATGctaaataaactttattttcaaggtTCGTGCTTTGGACTCAGATGGTTCACCCCAGCTAGTGAAGTTCCTCTCTGTGGTCATGCTACACTTGCATCAGCTGCTGTGTTGTTTCACATACAAAGTATGTTTACAAGCTATTTATTACTATAACTTTTTAGTAAATTTACTTCTAATTAAGAAGATCTCTGTTTTCTACAGCAAAGACAATTAAATATTCTGAACATTTAGAGAACACATACAGAGATACCTTAGGTATTGTCTTTTACAACTGCTCTGTAATTACAAGGCTGTAAGTCCAATGACTACACTTGGAATCCAATGCCCTACTATTACTCTTGTTTAAGAAAAGTGCTAAATATGCAAATGTCCTCTGGGAGAGGTACAGGAGAATTTGATGAATAGGGAATATTGCTCTTTCTGTTAAAAGGAAATTCCTATTCATTCAAGGAGCGTACAGGAAAGGTTCACTGGCATTTGCTCTGTTTATTAGCCTCAGCAGATTATTTATTTAGTTGGGAATTTTGTCTCAGAATACAGGTTTACtgtaattattatatttttgctGCATAACTAACTTTTTCTGAATATACTGAGGTACTCTAAGAGCTACAATAATTTAGATTCAAATTCTTATGTTTGATAATGTTGCAATGTTCTCTCTCTAGAAAACACAAATTCAGTTCTCACATTTGTGACACTGAGTGGGGAATTAAAAGCCAGACAAGTGGAAGATCATATTGTCCTGGACTTACCACTTTACTTAACCTACCCACAGGTCAGtcaaaattttattctttaaaggCTTTTAAGAAAAGTATGTGTTTATGTTTGTATGTGTCTGTAAGTATATCTATCTGTAGTTGGATGGAtggatatatacatatatatgttctACTTTTTacaatgtggggtttttttcttcaggtacTTCAGGAAGTAGAAGAGTtaataaaggtaaaaaaagaatCTATATATGGTCTTAGAAGCACCTTTATAATAGCtatacttatttttatatattaaaatggCTGAAAAGTGGCAACATGGCCTTGCTTGATGCACTACTGAACTTGAAACACTAAACTTTAAAGGTCTGAGTCATGCAGCTCAGGAAATGAAATTCTCCAAAATGCTGCAGTTGAATCTTTTTCTCCCACTGCCATTGACTGGAGTGTcagtatttatttcagtggcattttCAGCCTGTTGTATGCGTGTGAGGGCAATCTGGTGTCCTTGCCCACTTCTAGGTCTCTGAATTTCTTTCCAAGTTGACATATACAGAGCTCTTAGCACCTACCGGTATCCATTCATGCACTTGGATACTTTTCTTGCTTGCGTGTACTTGAGGGCTGCATGAGAGACCTTGCATAAGCCCTGTTCTAGCAGGGAATTTGTTTGACGAAAGTGTTgaggaaataatatttcatattcagatgacaatgtttttctttgtctcctttAAATTTTCCACCAGGTAGCCGTTGGTGACATGATTGTTCAAGATCTCCGTTATTCTCCTGACACAAAGGAACTCTTAGTCCGCCTCAGTGATGCTTATGAAAGGTGtcttatacttttttttaaaaaaaatcaagtgtgcAGAAATTGAGGCTGCTTGTTTAATCTCTATTCCTTGCATACTAGGCTCTTTTATCTAGCTTTAAACCAGGTGgatattaaaataatctaatttaaaCTCCTGGGTTAAATAGTTATTTTATCTTCTCATGTGAGCTTACTGAACCTGCAAAGCTGCATATGATCAATCTATCCCCAAGAAAAGGAGGGGTAGGAAACAGTTTTAGCAATGGTGTATTTTCCACATCCATCTGACTAAAAAATGATCCAGTTACCTAGCAGGAAATTAGGAGTCTTGCTTCTCAAGGGAAGAAGTAATAGTCGCATAGCTGTAGAGGTCCGCTTAGTGAGACAGGGCACATGGACAGAATGCCATGGATTCTTATTCCCAATTGAATCTGCTTACACATACTTAACAGCATCATAAGTAGCTTTATAGAGGAACTTCCGATTCAAATGATTTCAAAGCATTTGTTAATCTCAGAGAGCTGAATTTCATTGTTAAGTATGATTTGGATATATATTGCCAAAACATGGATTTGTTAATCAGGCcaaattactattattttaatttgaagtttGGCCTAACTAATGTTTAGAGATTGGGCTAGTGGGGAGATACAAATATCCTCAGATGAATAGTTACTGTTTTTACTCTTTCAGACTTTATTTTGTAGGGCGGTATCTGCAACTTCACAGACTTGAGACTGTTGTAGAGTGCTGTAGAATCCCCTGAAGATCTGAATAGTGTTAGTTGTTTGCTTGCTCTGAAAGGGGTGGAGTGCTTACTCTTTGCACTCTGTAGTGATGAAGTATTTCTTTCAATGAACGTTGAAACAGAAGTGTGTGTTTTTGTAGCTAATGTTCCAGGatgctctgttttcagaaataaataggaaatgTGTGGCTtgaacttttttctcttctcacttGGAGTGTATTATATTCAGGGTAGTCTTCTGTCAAATGAGATTGGGAGGACAATGCTAGGAATCTTGTCTCCTCTAACATTTTATCATGGCTGTTTTGGGATTGTAGAGAAGGTGATTTTtgtagttttctgtttcttttcaatacttaaattaatgtaaaatgaaGAATATGGGCTATTAAAATTCTGTAATTATATTCAAGGTCCGTGTTGGAAGAACTGCAAGTGAGCGCACAACGCTTTCTGTTGGCTGAAAAGACAGGAAAGGTGGAAGGACTCATACTCACTCTGAAGGGAAAATCCAGTGGAAAACATAAAGGCCATGATTTTTACTCCAGATATTTTGCACCTTGGTATGGAATTCTGGAAGACCCTGTTACAGGTATGTATTTGTGTGATAAGCGACTCTTACTCTTGTTTCAGTTCAATTAAAAGGTTCTTATTAAACTTCATGAATCTGGTTTTGTACTTGGGAGTCTCCTGAATTACTGTTTTATATGGACAGCAGGAGTGTGCTCATTAAAGTGAAAACTTTCATGACTGATGCCGActtattcaggaaaaaatcaGCTTCTTGCTGTCATCAGGCCAGATATTCCTGTGTCTTTTCAGATCTTTTCCCTGAAGTATACCAATTAGGGAAAAGCGAGAGACTGGTTTGATATTGAATGACTGTTGCAGTAGAAGTTCATATCCACTTCTGTTGGTGTTCTGTATGTTTTTTGTGCTTCAGCCGAGAACTCTTCTAGTTTCATGACACTGACACTTACTATGGATATTCTCAGGTCTGTGAATAATACAAACTCAGCTAGCTATATATTTAGGGGCAGGAAGGCTAGTTCTCTGCCAATTCCTTTGGTGTTCCACTTAGTATGTGTGATGATGATTGCTGCAGAATGATGTTATTTGCTTAGGTACCAGTTAATCACAGGTTAATTATTAGTCAGCTGAGAACTTGGTCAAAAATGGTCATTAAATGTTTTgctaaataaagagaaaactttCTTTGTTGGAATAATGCTAGTTTTTCAGCTCTCCTAGCAGAAAGATAGGTTTACAAGGAAATATAAGCCATGTAtttcatttggttttttttaagctttcagtCCTGCTTTCCTGATAAACCTGGGGACAGAGTCTGGTAGATATATCTAATCCCAGAGCTCATTCCTTAGGATTTCTGGGAAGACTGATATTGATATGTAGGAAAAGCTAGAATTTTCCTGAATCTCTGAGATTTTTCTAGGCTTGTTAAAGCTCACAGTTGCTTGTCTTCCATCTTTAAGTGtcctttcttttataaaaataaatctttttattgTATTGCTGAACTATA harbors:
- the PBLD gene encoding phenazine biosynthesis-like domain-containing protein; this encodes MQIPIFTVDAFTNRPFSGNPAAVCLLENDLDEDLHQKIATEMNLSETAFIRKLRPGDDFTNSSCFGLRWFTPASEVPLCGHATLASAAVLFHIQKNTNSVLTFVTLSGELKARQVEDHIVLDLPLYLTYPQVLQEVEELIKVAVGDMIVQDLRYSPDTKELLVRLSDAYERSVLEELQVSAQRFLLAEKTGKVEGLILTLKGKSSGKHKGHDFYSRYFAPWYGILEDPVTGSAHAVLSSYWSEQLGKKEMLAFQCSRRGGELKISLRNDGRVDIAGQIALVLKGNLTF